A DNA window from Sylvia atricapilla isolate bSylAtr1 chromosome 6, bSylAtr1.pri, whole genome shotgun sequence contains the following coding sequences:
- the ALDH6A1 gene encoding methylmalonate-semialdehyde/malonate-semialdehyde dehydrogenase [acylating], mitochondrial: MAAAAAAVRGAWGGRRRVALRLPRRAGAPWITSVAASFSSSVPTTKLFIDGKFIESKTTEWIDIHNPATNEVVGRVPKATASEMEAAVASCKKAFWNWSETSVLSRQQIFLRYQQLIKENLKEISKLITFEQGKTLADAEGDVFRGLQVVEHACSVTSLILGETMPSITKDMDTYTYRLPLGVCAGIAPFNFPAMIPLWMFPMAMVCGNTFLMKPSERVPGALMFLAKLFQDAGAPDGTLNIIHGQHEAVNFICDHPDIRAISFVGSNQAGEYIYERGSRNGKRVQANMGAKNHGVVMPDANKENTLNQLVGAAFGAAGQRCMALSTAILVGEAQKWLPELVERAKNLRVNAGDQPGADLGPLISPQAKERVCSLIEKGVKEGASLLLDGRNVKVKGYENGNFVGPTILGKVKPNMTCYKEEIFGPVLVVLEADTLDEAIEMVNNNPYGNGTAIFTTNGATARKYSHLVDVGQVGVNVPIPVPLPMFSFTGSRASFRGDTNFYGKQGVQFYTQLKTIISQWKEEDATIAKPAVVMPTMGN; encoded by the exons atggcggcggcggcggcggcggtgcgCGGAGCGtggggcgggcggcgccgcgTGGCGCTCAGG CTGCCGCGGAGAGCCGGTGCCCCGTGGATCACGTCAGTCGCCGCGTCCTTCTCCTCCTCGGTG CCAACAACCAAACTCTTCATTGATGGGAAGTTTATTGAGTCCAAAACTACTGAATGGATTGATATCCACAACCCG gCCACAAATGAGGTGGTTGGCCGTGTACCGAAAGCCACAGCCAGTGAGATGGAGGCAGCTGTGGCTTCTTGCAAAAAGGCTTTTTGGAACTGGTCAGAAACATCAGTTTTGAGTCGCCAGCAAATCTTTCTGCGTTATCAACAACTCATCAAAGAAAATCTG aaagaaatttccaAACTCATCACCTTTGAGCAAGGGAAGACCCTGGCTGATGCTGAGGGAGATGTGTTCCGAGGCCTCC aggtggTTGAACATGCTTGCAGTGTGACATCCCTCATCCTTGGAGAGACCATGCCCTCCATCACTAAAGACATGGACACTTACACCTACCGCCTGCCTCTGGGCGTGTGTGCTGGAATTGCACCCTTCAACTTCCCAGCCATGATTCCTCTTTGGATGTTCCCCATGGCTATGGTTTGTGGAAACACCTTCTTGATGAAACCATCCGAGCGTGTACCAGGAGCACTGATGTTCCTTGCCAAGCTGTTTCAGGATGCTGGTGCCCCCGATGGGACCCTGAATATTATCCATGGACAACATGAAG CTGTGAATTTCATTTGTGACCATCCGGATATCAGAGCAATCAGCTTTGTGGGATCTAATCAGGCTGGAGAGTACATCTATGAGAGAGGATCCCGGAATGGCAAGAGAGTCCAGGCCAACATG GGAGCCAAGAACCATGGTGTGGTGATGCCTGATGCCAATAAAGAGAACACCTTGAACCAGTTGGTTGGAGCTGCTTTTGGAGCAGCTGGCCAACGCTGCATGGCTCTGTCTACAGCAATTCTAGTAGGAGAAGCTCAGAAATGGCTGCCAGAGCTTGTGGAAAGAGCCAAAAACCTACGAGTAAATGCAG GAGACCAGCCTGGAGCAGATCTTGGGCCTCTAATCAGCCCTCAGGCTAAGGAAAGGGTTTGCAGTCTGATTGAGAAGGGAGTAAAGGAAGGTGCCAGCCTTCTCCTGGATGGACGTAATGTCAAAGTGAAGGGTTATGAAAATGGCAATTTTGTTGGGCCAACGATACTTGGCAAAGTCAAG CCAAACATGACTTGCTATAAGGAGGAAATCTTTGGGCCCGTCCTGGTGGTTCTAGAAGCAGACACTTTGGATGAAGCCATTGAGATGGTGAACAATAACCCCTATGGGAATGGAACTGCCATCTTCACCACCAATGGAGCCACAGCTCGGAAGTATTCTCACTTAGTAGATGTGGGGCAG GTGGGTGTCAACGTTCCAATCCCAGTACCTCTGCccatgttttctttcactggCTCTCGGGCTTCTTTCAGAGGGGACACCAATTTCTATGGCAAACAG gGAGTGCAGTTCTATACACAGCTGAAAACTATCATTTCTCAATGGAAAGAGGAAGATGCCACCATTGCCAAGCCTGCTGTGGTTATGCCAACTATGGGAAATTAA